The DNA region AGATGCAAGTTTCTTGGCAGGCGGACTCTTGACGTTGGAAAATGACGTTGGGAGGTCCAGCTTGTTCCACAGTTTACCCTGTTTGGTCTCGAATATTTGGATGTCTCCGTAGTCTGTGTTGTGTATTATGAATTTGTCCATCCTGAGCAGTCGTTGTGACGTTCTCTTGCGATACCTGTTTCTCATCGGATCTACCGGCCCGATTTGGACCGGTGCTGGCAGTTTGGGACTGAGTGGAGACCACACGTAGCATCTGCCATCCGTGCCCGTGGTGGCCAGGGTGGTGCCCGTTTCGTCCCAGCACATGTCGTTGCAGCTCTTGGAATGGGCCAGGTCGGAGCCCGGCTGGCTCAGAGCTCGAAGTTGTCTGTTGGCCATCCTCAGATCCCACAACTGGACCTTCCCGTGAGAGGTGCCAGTGCTAACAATGTGCGGCTTGCTTGGATTGGTCTTGCAGCAGAGGATCTCGCCGTTCATCTTCCCGTGCGATAAATTAGTGATACCGGAGCTCACGACCGTTCGCAGATCCAGTAATCGCGGATAAATATCTTCGGTGGCCGCGATGATGTAAGTCCCATCCGTTTCGGTGTCGAGCTGATTTATTCGGTGCCCCAGATCTATCTCCTGAACAGCTTCAAACGCCTCAGTGTCCCAGATCTTCACTTTACAATCATTAGAACCGGTGAAGAACATGCCATTGTCGACAGCATACCATCTAGCAGATGTGATAGCAAAATGGTGGGCCTGTGTCTGGCCAGAGGGCTCAGTCGCCGCGCTCTGGAAGGCGTCTGTGACCGGAGCCGACGATTGACGATACATTCGGAACTTGTTCTGCCGAGTTTCAAAGTTATGCACCATCCGTGGCTCCTGGGAAGacgtcttcatcctctttgCAGGAGATATCAATACGGGATCCGAACCACGGTTTCTAGCCTCATAGCTTATCCTTTTGCTGTACAACCGGCCATCCGACCGACTCAACCTCTCGTCAAGCGCCCATAGCGATACAGAGCCGTCGTCACCACAGCTCAGCAAGAGCCTTCCCGTAGCAGTGTCTAGATCGAGACAAGTCACACCTGTGGTGACTCGTTTCTGCTTGGAATGCGTATAACATCTAGGAGCATCGTACTCAAGaatcttggcaaactcCAGCTCTCG from Torulaspora globosa chromosome 3, complete sequence includes:
- the RAD28 gene encoding Rad28p (ancestral locus Anc_3.259), with amino-acid sequence MNHTITRYRLGDVDGSALVRSGRELEFAKILEYDAPRCYTHSKQKRVTTGVTCLDLDTATGRLLLSCGDDGSVSLWALDERLSRSDGRLYSKRISYEARNRGSDPVLISPAKRMKTSSQEPRMVHNFETRQNKFRMYRQSSAPVTDAFQSAATEPSGQTQAHHFAITSARWYAVDNGMFFTGSNDCKVKIWDTEAFEAVQEIDLGHRINQLDTETDGTYIIAATEDIYPRLLDLRTVVSSGITNLSHGKMNGEILCCKTNPSKPHIVSTGTSHGKVQLWDLRMANRQLRALSQPGSDLAHSKSCNDMCWDETGTTLATTGTDGRCYVWSPLSPKLPAPVQIGPVDPMRNRYRKRTSQRLLRMDKFIIHNTDYGDIQIFETKQGKLWNKLDLPTSFSNVKSPPAKKLASFFTGMAIQRNMTNSTGLRLYLGTNAPNTDQGNGCIYEYLPSSI